GGTGCGCAATATTGTACCGCAGATGCCATATCTGAGACATATTCTGGTTATTGATGATGACGGAAGCAAGCCGTTGCGGGAAAAGGAAATTGCGTTCTTCATGGAAAAGGAAGAGCGGATCGATAAGTTCGATATTTTTCCTTCAAAGGGTGAGACTCCTTCGGTGCTGCACTATACATCCGGCACCACCGGCAAGCCGAAAGGCGCGCAGCATGTCCATTACTCCCTTATTTCCCAGTATATCACGACCAAGTATGTACTGGATTTGAAAGATGATGACCTGTACTGGTGCACAGCGGATCCCGGCTGGGTGACCGGCACCTCCTACGGCATTATCGGCCCCTGGGTCAATGGTGTCACACAATGCGTGCTCGACAGCGGTTTCAAGGCGGAAAGCTGGTATAAGTTCATAGAAAAGTACAAAATCACGGTTTGGTATTCGGCGCCGACGGCGATACGGTCGCTGATGAAGGAAGGGGATGAACTGGTGCGGAAGCATGATCTTTCGTCACTGCGCCATCTTTGCTCGGTCGGCGAACCGCTCAACGCCGAGGCGGTGCACTGGTCGAAAAAGGTGTTCGGTATTCCTTTCTATGATACGTACTGGCAAACGGAGACGGGTTCCATAGTAATTTCCAACTATCCCGGGATGAAGGTAAAACCGGGTTCGATGGGAAAGGCATTTCCGGGTATCACCGCCACGGTGGTCGATTTGAACACTCATGAACCGATAAAGAAAGCGGGTGTGGTGGGATTGATTGCCCTCAAACCGGGCTGGCCCTCGATGCTCCGGACGTACTGGAACAATGAAGTGACCTATAAGAGCAAATTCAAAAAGGGATGGTACATTTGCGGGGACAGAGCGAGTATCGATGAGGAGGGGTATTTCTGGTTTGTGGGACGTGATGATGATGTCATAAATACGGCCGGGCACCTGGTCGGGCCGTTTGAAATAGAGTCGGCTCTTCTGGAGCATGAGGCGGTGGCGGAGTCAGCAGTGGTGGGAAAACCGGATCCGGTCAATATGGAAGTAGTCAAAGCTTTTATCGCTCTCAAGCCCGGCTTTGAGCCGTCCAAGTCGCTGGATCTGGAGATAATGAATTTTATCCGCAAGAAACTCTCGCCGCTGGCCATGCCGCAGGAAATTGAATTTGTCGCCTCGCTTCCGAAAACCAGAAGTGGGAAGATTATGCGACGGGTATTGCGGGCCCAGGAATGGGGCGAGGAAATCGGCGACATTTCGACGCTGGAGAACGATTAAAACTGTACCAAGGAGATAGATATGTCGGACGTCAAAAAAATCGTTTTAACTTATGTAAAGAACGAATATCTCGAAGAAGGAGATGACCGCGAGATAACATTCAGCACGCCGCTCATCTCGGGCGGTATCGTCGATTCCTTTTCCATGGTTTCGCTGAAGCGGTTTCTGGAGAATAATTACAACATTCAGATACCGGATGCCAAAGCGACTCCCGAGGCATTTGATACGGTGGATAATATTTATGCACTTCTAAAAGATTTCAACGTGCAGTAGGTGAAATATGGCCTTTCAAGACAGTGTCAGAGATATTTTCAGGACGGAATTGGAGAATATTCGTCAAGGGGGGATATTCAAAGAGGAAAGGATAATCTGTGCGCCGCAGAGTTCGGAGATTGAAGTGGAATTTCCGGTGGGCGCGGCCATGAAGCATGTAATCAACATGTGCGCCAACAATTATCTCGGTCTTTCATCGCATCCGGAGGTGATCGATGCGGCCCACAAGGGGCTGGACCGTCGCGGATACGGGATGTCCTCGGTGCGTTTCATCTGCGGGACGCAGGATATTCACAAGGAACTGGAAGGGAAGCTGACGAAATTCCTGGGAACGGAAGATACCATTCTCTTTCCTTCCTGCATGGATGCCAACGCGGGGGTGTTCGAAGCGGTCCTGACCGATCAGGATGTGATGATTGCCGATCGTCTCGTGCACGCCTCGATTGTGGACGGGATGAGGCTTTGCAAGGCGCAGACGGATACTTTCAAGCACTCCGATATGGCGCATCTGGAGGAGAAGCTGCAGTTGCATCAGAAGATGCGGATAAAATTGATTATCACCGACGGAGCGTTTTCGATGGACGGCGATCTGGCCAAGCTGGATCAGATTGTGGCACTGGCGGAGAAATACGGCGCCATGGTATTTGTCGATGATTCGCATGCCTCGGGTTTTATCGGAAAGACGGGAAGAGGGACTCATGAGCATTGCGGCGTGGTCGGCAAGATCGATATTATCACGACGACGCTGGGCAAGGCGCTGGGCGGGGCTTCGGGCGGCTGTGTCTCGGGGAGAAGAGAGATTGTGGAAATATGCCGGCAGAAGGCAAGGCCGTATCTATTTTCGAATACTATCCCTCCGGTGGTGGTTTCAGGCGCGAATGCCGTACTCGATATTATCAGCCGCACCACCGAGCGGCGCGACAAACTGGAGCGGAATACGATTTTCTGGCGGAAAGGGCTGACCGAGGCGGGATTGATTATAAAGGAAGGGGAGACGCCGATTGTTCCGGTGATGTTGTTCAACGCCAAGTTGTCCCAGGATGTTGCCATGGCTTTATATGATGAGGGGATTTATGCAGTGGGATTCTTCTTCCCGGTGGTACCCAAAGGGCAGGCACGAATCCGCACGCAGCTTTCGGCGGCGCACGAGATGCACCATCTGGAGAAGGCGCTGGCGGCTTTCACCAAGGTGGGAAAGAAGTTTGATATATTGCATAAGACGAAACAGGATATTATCGACCGGTTCGGGATGTAAACATCGCAACACAATCAACCAGTTACCGGCGTCGTCGTGTGACCCGCCGGTTTTTATTTGATACTATTGCGGTGAATTAATGATAGAAAGCAATTGGGGCCGGTTTATGCATTTAATTAGTTCTTTGCTACGGACGAAATGTGAATTAAATTTGAGGGAAGTTAAGGAGATGATATGTATCAAAGAGTGAAATATGATTTGAATCAGGAATTGATTAAAATACGGGATGCCGGGCTTCTGAAGGAGGAAAGGATTATTCTATCCGACCAGAAGCCGAATATCATGGTTTCGTTTCCCGCCGGCGCCGAGCCTCGGGAGGTGCTGAATTTCTGCGCCAATAACTACCTGGGGCTGGCCAATCACCCGCGCATCGTCGAAGCGGCGCATAAGGCGCTGGACAAATACGGTTACGGTCTTTCCTCGGTAAGGTTTATCTGCGGGACACAGGATTTGCATAAGGAATTGGAGCGGAAGATTGCGGAGTTTTATCGCACCGAGGAGGCCATTTTGTACTCCTCATGTTTCGACGCCAACGGCGGACTTTTCGAATCGCTTCTGGGGCCGGAGGATGCCATTATCACCGATTCGCTCAACCATGCGAGCATAATTGACGGGATCCGTCTCTGCAAGGCGAAACGGTTTATTTATGATCATGCCGATATGAATTCTCTGGAAGCGGTGCTCAAAAAAGCGCGCGAGGGGATTGATGTGTGGGAGAGTCCCGGCCTGGACAAGGAGCCGGTGCCGGTCAGGAACATCCTGATCGCCACCGATGGGGTATTTTCGATGGACGGCGACATCGCCAAACTCAAAGAGATTACCAACCTGGCGTCATATTACTGCGCTCTGGTGATGGTTGATGATTCTCATGCCACCGGTATTGTGGGCAAGACAGGAAGAGGCTCAATAGAGTATCATGATGTCTTTGGGAAAGTTGATATAATCACATCCACACTGGGCAAGGCGATGGGGGGCGCCACGGGTGGCTTTACCGCGGGGCGCCGCGAAATAATTGAAATCCTGCGTCAGAAATCACGGCCGTACATTTTCTCGAATTCCGTTCCGCCGGTGGTGGTTGCGGCCGGGATAGCAGCTTTTGAGCTGCTTGAGCGGGAGGGGGAATTAAGAGAGAAGCTGACGGAGAATACCATCTATTTCCGGGCCGAGATGAGCCGTCTCGGCTTTGATATTGTACCGGGCGAGCATCCGATCGTGCCGGTGCTTTTCCAGAAGTTCGGTAATGATATTCAACTGGCGCGCGATATTTCCAGGGATCTGTATGCCGAGGGGATTTATGTTGTCGGATTCTTCTTCCCGGTGGTGCCCAAAGGCCAATCGCGTATCAGGGTGCAGATTTCCGCCGCGCATACAAAGGAGCATCTGGACCGGGCGATCGCGGCTTTCGCCAAAGTGGGGAAGAAGTATAAGGTTATTTAGAGCGGGATATATAGGGGCTCAGGGCCTGCTTTTCAGATAGTGATCCAGATATTTGCTCCCTTTTTCGGTCAAATCATAATAGGTGTGGTTGCGGTGCTTTATCCATTTCCCTTTGACAATATTCCTGCGGTATTGCACCATTACCGCAGAAACCCGCTGTAATAGACCCATTTCCAAAAGCCGGGAATGTCTTTCAAAAACGGTTTCCCGGTGTATTTGAAGTGTCGCCGCCACCATCAGGGAATAGTCGATGCCGAGTTGCCGATGGTGATTAAGGATCCGGAAGTCGAGGTCATCCAGAAGAGCATAATCCGGACCCGGGGTGAAAGCGTCAACGGCCGTTATATCAGGCCATTCCAATTTGACCAGCCTTTCCTTTTCAGCTTTGTCCAGATTGCCGCGGCCAAATTTGTGGACTTTGATGAAATTGTCATGGCTGTAGTACCCGACGATGGCATCATCCGTCCCGGGGCGACAGCAATTGGCGAGGATGTAGCTTTCTCTAAGCTTCATTGATGTCTCATAACCGGCATAATCCTTTAAATCGCAATTTCGGCACTGATATTATCAATATAGCGTGTTGTACCAAGGATTTCAAGGCTGGAAAGAGCTGACGCGGCGGAAATAATTTTGACATTTTCGATCGATTTAAATATCTTCCATCAATTGAGATAATCATATTGCGATAAGCCAAATATGACCGACCATACCCAAGACGACATAATTCCCAGGAATGGCTATATCGCCGCCTTGCTTGTTATGGCGGCGGGGATTATCGTACGTTTCTTTCGCATTGGCATTGATCCGCCTCTTTTTTTCACCGCCACCGGGCAGGACCTTCTGACCGACCCCTACCAATACACGTTTGCCGCCCGCAATGCGATTCTTTTTGGCGATTGGAATCTGTTTGACTATCATCGGTGGGAAGTCTTTCGCAATTCGCTGGTTTCGGGATTTTCATACATAGTGTTCTTGTTTTTTGGTGTCTCCAGGGTGACAGCCAACCTTTCGGCAATATTATTGAATCTGGGGGGGCTGATGTTATTTACGGCCGGGATGTGGAAATATTCGCGTCGGGCGGCGCTGATATCCGGAACGCTGCTTTTCACCAACATGACACTGCTGGTGTACGGCCGTTATCCTTTTCTGGAGAACGGATTGATATTTATCTGCGGGCTTATGTTTTTTCTGTTTATCAGATACTATCCCCGGACCTGGGTGTTGATCGTCTCCGGCGTCCTGGTTGCACTAAGCGCCCTTTCCGGCAAGATGTTCGGTGTGGTCATGATTGCTCCTCCGGCGCTGGTAATCTGGAGCGATGATCGGCGGAGTTTTGTCCGGCGGTTCGGGATTGTCCTGGGGTCGGCGTTTCTATCGGCGCTGCTGTTTATTTTGATTTTATACGGTAAGGATTTCGGGCGGGTCTATGATTATTTGAGCGAGCAGACGGTGGGGATGTATGGAGCGCCGATTGCTTTCACCTCACCGATCAAGTTTATTGAATGGGTGATGACATTTGCAGGGCAGTCGCGCTTATTTCATTTTGCGCCGTTTCTGCTTCTGCTTTTTTTCGCGACGGCGGCAATGCTTGTCTTTAGGCCGAAGATCTCCGCCGAAATATTGAAAAACGACCGGATGCTGGCCTTCAATATCGGCTGGCTGGCCGCCGGATGCCTGCTTCTAATGTTGTTCAACTATCGTCCGTTGAGGTATCAGTTGTTTCTATTGCCGCCGCTTTCGGGGATTATTTCGGCGGTATTACTTACTCCGGGAAAGGGGGCAGAGAAGAAGAAACCGGGGCTATGGCATATTCTTATTTTCTTCCTGGTCTGCTGGTATTTTTGCACCCAGACAGTATTTGCGGCGAGTCTCAATCCAGAAGCCCCTTACAAGACTGTCTGGTATGTACTGGCTCCGGCGGCGGTTCTGACCGGTGTTCTTTATTGGTTGCGAAAGGCTTTTATGAAGGTAATGCAGCAGAAACAGATAATTTTGACGGTTCTGATCGTTCTTTATGTGTTGAGTCAATCATATTTGATTTTCAATTGGTTTGATAAAGGAACTTATGACCTGAAGAGAACCGGTGAAGACCTGGCGCAGATTGTCAATCCGGAGGCGGTCATTATAGGGCCATATGCTCAGGCGCTCACGATTGATAATAAGCTCAAGTCGTTCATTTATATGTTCGGTCTGGCCCGGAAAGAACCGGCACTCTTGCAGCAGTTCCCGATTACGCACCTGGCACTGGATGTCACCAACTGGGGCGCGGCGGTGAAGGATTATCCACAGAGCAAGAATGTTATTGAGGTGGGGCGTTACCGGGTAAGGGATATCGGAATAAGAGTGCTCAAACTGGATGATTTGATTTTGAAGAAATACGGGCGGGCGTATCGACCCTCCGATTTCGAAATTGGGGCATACTATTATGCCCGAAACCAGTTGGATAGTGTGGGAATATATTTAAACCGCTTTCTGACGGTATATCCGCACAGCAAATCGGGTCTATCGACACTGGCCGGGGCATATTTTCGGGCGGCCCGGTTCAAGGAAGGTCTGGCGATTTGCGATAGATTGCTCGAATATTACCCGGATGATTTTGCACTTTGGTTTGACAAGGCGGTGTACTGTTATAAGCTGTACCGTACAAATCATGATGCCGCCATGCT
The sequence above is drawn from the Candidatus Zixiibacteriota bacterium genome and encodes:
- the kbl gene encoding glycine C-acetyltransferase, producing the protein MYQRVKYDLNQELIKIRDAGLLKEERIILSDQKPNIMVSFPAGAEPREVLNFCANNYLGLANHPRIVEAAHKALDKYGYGLSSVRFICGTQDLHKELERKIAEFYRTEEAILYSSCFDANGGLFESLLGPEDAIITDSLNHASIIDGIRLCKAKRFIYDHADMNSLEAVLKKAREGIDVWESPGLDKEPVPVRNILIATDGVFSMDGDIAKLKEITNLASYYCALVMVDDSHATGIVGKTGRGSIEYHDVFGKVDIITSTLGKAMGGATGGFTAGRREIIEILRQKSRPYIFSNSVPPVVVAAGIAAFELLEREGELREKLTENTIYFRAEMSRLGFDIVPGEHPIVPVLFQKFGNDIQLARDISRDLYAEGIYVVGFFFPVVPKGQSRIRVQISAAHTKEHLDRAIAAFAKVGKKYKVI
- the acsA gene encoding acetate--CoA ligase, whose translation is MYNLGSYEERVKDFTWEVSEKELGYKPGDIINIGEYCTDRICRMGKKDKLAFIWEGYDGTVKKYTFDDLRVLTNTIAHYLKELDLQSGERICLFMDRVPELYLGFLGILKMGGIAQPLYSAFGSESLITRLEDAQTAAIITQKKHLAKVRNIVPQMPYLRHILVIDDDGSKPLREKEIAFFMEKEERIDKFDIFPSKGETPSVLHYTSGTTGKPKGAQHVHYSLISQYITTKYVLDLKDDDLYWCTADPGWVTGTSYGIIGPWVNGVTQCVLDSGFKAESWYKFIEKYKITVWYSAPTAIRSLMKEGDELVRKHDLSSLRHLCSVGEPLNAEAVHWSKKVFGIPFYDTYWQTETGSIVISNYPGMKVKPGSMGKAFPGITATVVDLNTHEPIKKAGVVGLIALKPGWPSMLRTYWNNEVTYKSKFKKGWYICGDRASIDEEGYFWFVGRDDDVINTAGHLVGPFEIESALLEHEAVAESAVVGKPDPVNMEVVKAFIALKPGFEPSKSLDLEIMNFIRKKLSPLAMPQEIEFVASLPKTRSGKIMRRVLRAQEWGEEIGDISTLEND
- the kbl gene encoding glycine C-acetyltransferase — its product is MAFQDSVRDIFRTELENIRQGGIFKEERIICAPQSSEIEVEFPVGAAMKHVINMCANNYLGLSSHPEVIDAAHKGLDRRGYGMSSVRFICGTQDIHKELEGKLTKFLGTEDTILFPSCMDANAGVFEAVLTDQDVMIADRLVHASIVDGMRLCKAQTDTFKHSDMAHLEEKLQLHQKMRIKLIITDGAFSMDGDLAKLDQIVALAEKYGAMVFVDDSHASGFIGKTGRGTHEHCGVVGKIDIITTTLGKALGGASGGCVSGRREIVEICRQKARPYLFSNTIPPVVVSGANAVLDIISRTTERRDKLERNTIFWRKGLTEAGLIIKEGETPIVPVMLFNAKLSQDVAMALYDEGIYAVGFFFPVVPKGQARIRTQLSAAHEMHHLEKALAAFTKVGKKFDILHKTKQDIIDRFGM
- a CDS encoding DUF2250 domain-containing protein, with the translated sequence MKLRESYILANCCRPGTDDAIVGYYSHDNFIKVHKFGRGNLDKAEKERLVKLEWPDITAVDAFTPGPDYALLDDLDFRILNHHRQLGIDYSLMVAATLQIHRETVFERHSRLLEMGLLQRVSAVMVQYRRNIVKGKWIKHRNHTYYDLTEKGSKYLDHYLKSRP
- a CDS encoding acyl carrier protein, which encodes MSDVKKIVLTYVKNEYLEEGDDREITFSTPLISGGIVDSFSMVSLKRFLENNYNIQIPDAKATPEAFDTVDNIYALLKDFNVQ